From the Pseudarthrobacter sp. MM222 genome, one window contains:
- a CDS encoding MgtC/SapB family protein — protein MVEMLGLFTDTSLVELLLLLATFVLTSLIGIERQIRQKSAGYRTHVLVGLGSCAFTLISAYGFAYVLDPGVTLDPSRIAAQIVSGIGFLGAGVIFKGRDVVRGLTTAATIWVAAAVGMACGAGMVSLAVALTLFHLITLFLVAPAVRKIPSVDRNRVLHITYADGRGVLRQVLEVATTMGFSSSILRTRRTGEEQKPMVSMDVRFFGHHPLRNLVPQLMDLPGVESVIVRGIDTNGDDDDAA, from the coding sequence ATGGTCGAAATGCTGGGACTGTTCACCGACACGAGCCTGGTGGAACTCCTGCTCCTGCTCGCCACCTTCGTGCTGACCTCTCTGATCGGGATTGAACGGCAGATCCGGCAAAAAAGCGCCGGCTACCGGACCCACGTGTTGGTGGGGTTGGGCTCGTGCGCGTTTACGCTGATCTCGGCCTACGGATTTGCCTACGTACTCGACCCCGGAGTGACGCTGGATCCGTCCCGGATAGCTGCGCAGATCGTGAGCGGCATCGGCTTCCTCGGCGCCGGCGTCATCTTCAAGGGCCGCGACGTCGTCAGGGGACTCACGACGGCCGCGACCATCTGGGTGGCCGCGGCGGTGGGGATGGCCTGCGGTGCCGGAATGGTCTCCCTTGCCGTGGCGCTGACGCTCTTCCACCTCATCACGTTGTTCCTGGTGGCCCCGGCGGTCCGGAAAATCCCCTCGGTGGACCGGAACCGGGTCCTGCACATCACCTACGCCGACGGCCGGGGCGTGTTGCGGCAGGTGCTCGAAGTCGCCACCACGATGGGGTTCAGCTCCTCGATCCTGCGCACGAGGCGTACCGGCGAGGAGCAGAAACCGATGGTCTCGATGGACGTGCGGTTTTTCGGGCACCACCCGCTGCGGAACCTTGTTCCGCAGCTGATGGACCTTCCCGGCGTGGAGAGCGTAATCGTCCGCGGTATCGACACGAACGGGGACGACGACGATGCAGCCTGA
- a CDS encoding putative quinol monooxygenase produces the protein MSAPIDLQAIFIPNDGEFFRVKLALEIAIDEVVNEPGCIRYELTEASEQRLVLTEKWASQEDLDKHSKGTAVQDLNESLSALLAEPVRLERL, from the coding sequence ATGAGCGCACCTATTGACCTTCAGGCCATCTTCATCCCCAACGACGGCGAATTCTTCCGCGTAAAGCTCGCGCTGGAAATCGCGATTGACGAGGTAGTCAACGAACCCGGCTGCATCCGCTACGAGCTCACCGAAGCCAGCGAGCAGCGGCTGGTGCTGACCGAAAAGTGGGCCTCACAGGAGGACCTGGACAAGCACTCCAAGGGCACCGCCGTCCAGGACCTCAACGAGTCCCTCAGCGCCCTGCTGGCCGAGCCCGTCCGGCTCGAGCGGCTCTAG
- a CDS encoding EAL domain-containing protein gives MIPAADGPPPSAGASPGTNWDELLAAACRGEGLSSAYQPIVDTSRGTVAGYEALARFPGFIEKNPEVWFAAARSHGRSAELEAAALRTALAARDTLPPNCFLTVNVSPELLPTENIRSVWREEGNLGGLVVELTEQTPIDSYVGLEPDLNQLRAAGALIAIDDAGAGYAGLRHLLALRPSLIKIDRELIQDVDRDEAKRALISMLGTFASRVDAWILAEGVERVEELDALVSLGVPLVQGYCLARPAPPWSPIDLDVAHRLASKRPVAHKTVIRDVLETAPTATTAALAAEAFAGNPALQSIVLLGDHLRPVSVLDADTAGFGLVSPGMRVNLDTPLSEALARSMTRTKASRFEPLLVTDNAGRYVGVARLERMIIALTEPDG, from the coding sequence TTGATTCCCGCGGCGGACGGTCCGCCTCCCAGCGCCGGCGCTTCTCCCGGCACTAACTGGGACGAGCTCCTGGCGGCCGCCTGCCGCGGCGAAGGACTGTCCTCGGCGTACCAGCCGATTGTCGATACTTCCCGCGGCACCGTGGCGGGGTACGAAGCCCTCGCCAGGTTCCCCGGATTCATCGAGAAAAACCCCGAAGTGTGGTTCGCGGCCGCGCGGTCCCACGGCAGGTCCGCGGAACTGGAAGCGGCCGCCTTGCGGACCGCGCTCGCGGCCCGGGATACGCTGCCGCCGAACTGCTTCCTGACGGTGAACGTCTCACCCGAACTGCTCCCCACGGAGAACATCCGAAGCGTGTGGCGGGAAGAGGGCAACCTGGGCGGCCTCGTCGTCGAACTGACCGAGCAGACCCCCATCGACTCCTACGTCGGGCTGGAACCGGACCTCAACCAGCTGCGCGCAGCCGGAGCGCTGATCGCCATCGACGACGCCGGTGCCGGCTACGCGGGACTGCGGCACCTCCTGGCGCTGCGGCCCTCGCTGATCAAGATTGACCGAGAACTCATCCAGGACGTCGACCGGGATGAGGCAAAGCGGGCCCTGATCAGCATGCTCGGAACTTTCGCCAGCCGCGTGGATGCCTGGATCCTCGCCGAGGGGGTGGAGCGCGTGGAAGAGCTCGATGCCCTGGTGTCCCTCGGTGTGCCGCTGGTGCAGGGATACTGCCTGGCCCGGCCCGCGCCGCCGTGGTCACCTATCGACCTTGACGTGGCGCACCGGCTGGCCTCGAAGCGGCCCGTGGCACACAAGACCGTGATCCGGGACGTCCTGGAAACGGCGCCGACAGCCACCACAGCTGCCCTCGCGGCGGAAGCCTTCGCGGGGAACCCCGCACTGCAGTCGATTGTGCTGCTTGGCGACCATTTGCGGCCGGTTTCCGTGCTGGACGCGGACACCGCCGGATTCGGTCTGGTGAGCCCGGGGATGCGCGTGAACCTCGATACACCGCTGAGCGAAGCCCTGGCCCGCTCAATGACGCGGACGAAGGCGAGCCGCTTCGAGCCACTGCTGGTGACTGACAATGCCGGCCGTTACGTCGGCGTCGCGCGGCTGGAACGCATGATCATCGCGTTGACGGAGCCCGACGGGTAG
- a CDS encoding GNAT family N-acetyltransferase, giving the protein MQPESLLVGGVRVRVVRLSDAERLSAAYQRNREHLAPWEPRRNEDFFTVAGQTASIESKLALFIAGSDVPWVLLDAGRIIGVMTLSGIVRGPFLSAHVGYWVDKEYNGQGVGSAAVAYAVGVARTELGLHRLQAATLPHNAASQKILKRSDFEEIGLAPAYLKIAGAWQDHILYQRVLF; this is encoded by the coding sequence ATGCAGCCTGAGTCTCTGCTCGTGGGCGGCGTCCGGGTAAGGGTGGTGCGGCTGTCCGACGCCGAACGGCTGAGCGCCGCGTATCAGCGCAACCGGGAACACCTCGCTCCGTGGGAGCCGCGGCGGAACGAGGACTTCTTTACCGTGGCCGGGCAGACGGCCAGCATCGAGTCGAAGCTGGCCTTGTTCATCGCCGGCTCCGATGTTCCGTGGGTGCTGCTGGACGCGGGGCGCATCATCGGAGTAATGACGCTGAGCGGTATTGTCCGTGGCCCGTTCCTCAGCGCCCACGTCGGCTACTGGGTGGACAAGGAGTACAACGGGCAAGGAGTCGGCTCCGCGGCCGTGGCCTACGCTGTCGGCGTGGCGCGCACGGAACTGGGACTGCACCGGCTCCAGGCCGCGACCTTGCCGCACAATGCCGCCTCGCAGAAGATCCTGAAGCGCTCCGACTTTGAGGAGATCGGGCTGGCGCCCGCCTACCTCAAGATTGCCGGGGCCTGGCAGGACCACATCCTGTACCAGCGCGTTCTGTTCTAG
- a CDS encoding acyl-CoA thioesterase — MHLLFRTLVLLFTSSRRTALSIWDTSSLPLRVLPTDIDIAMHVNNGMYFSLMDLGRFDLLARSGTWKAMRRRGWSPVAAGETIAFRRSLQLWQQYSIETKIIGLDAKAIYFEQRMVVDGEIYARAYIATRLVSKGKPVSQEEILREFGEPPAGLELPGWIHEWRETNGLPGARRPAPHAWV, encoded by the coding sequence ATGCACCTGCTCTTCCGCACCCTGGTCCTGCTGTTTACGTCGTCCCGGAGGACCGCGCTCAGCATCTGGGACACCTCGTCCCTGCCGCTGCGGGTCCTGCCGACGGACATTGACATCGCGATGCATGTCAACAACGGCATGTACTTTTCCTTGATGGATCTGGGCCGCTTTGACCTTCTGGCCCGCAGCGGCACGTGGAAGGCCATGCGCCGGCGCGGCTGGAGCCCGGTGGCCGCAGGCGAGACAATTGCTTTCCGCCGCTCGCTGCAGCTCTGGCAGCAGTACAGCATTGAAACGAAGATCATCGGCCTCGATGCAAAGGCCATTTACTTCGAGCAACGGATGGTAGTGGACGGGGAAATCTACGCCCGGGCCTACATCGCCACCCGGTTGGTCAGCAAGGGAAAGCCCGTCAGCCAGGAGGAGATCCTGCGCGAGTTCGGCGAGCCGCCGGCCGGCCTCGAGCTGCCCGGCTGGATCCACGAATGGCGGGAAACCAACGGGCTGCCCGGGGCCCGGCGTCCCGCCCCGCACGCCTGGGTTTGA
- a CDS encoding thioredoxin family protein — MATVDITGEQFASTVEGNDIVLVDFWAEWCGPCKQFGPTYAAVSEKHPDVVFSKVDTEAEQQLAAEAGITSIPTLMAFREKVLVFSQPGALNAQQLEQVVDAVKALDMEEVHAHVARSQAAAATNTQDGTQIPEA; from the coding sequence ATGGCTACCGTAGACATCACAGGTGAACAATTCGCATCGACCGTCGAGGGCAACGACATTGTGCTCGTTGATTTCTGGGCAGAATGGTGTGGGCCCTGCAAGCAGTTCGGCCCTACGTACGCGGCAGTTTCCGAGAAGCACCCCGATGTGGTGTTCTCCAAGGTGGACACCGAGGCCGAGCAGCAGCTCGCCGCCGAGGCCGGAATCACGTCGATCCCCACGCTGATGGCTTTCCGCGAAAAGGTGTTGGTCTTCTCGCAGCCCGGCGCCCTGAATGCCCAGCAGCTCGAGCAGGTTGTCGACGCAGTCAAGGCCCTGGACATGGAAGAAGTCCACGCCCACGTGGCCCGCTCGCAGGCCGCCGCCGCAACGAACACGCAGGACGGCACACAGATCCCCGAAGCGTAA
- a CDS encoding AMP-binding protein: MLAYTAGDTDVPLLEETIGDNFETVVRKFPLHDALIEAAAVPGEEARRWSYTKLNDDVDRVARALLALGVAKGERVGIWSPNCAEWTILQYATAKIGAILVNVNPAYRSHELEFVVKQNGMRLLVAAPSDRNSDYTGMARQALGVCPELRELVFLPDAGLAELTAGVPESAAEWTYGELLRRADDVAHSALKARMAELDPHDAVNLQYTSGTTGFPKGATLTHVNILNNGYSIGELLEYTEHDRVVLPVPFYHCFGMVIGNLAALSHGAATIIPGRGFTPAAALEAVQDFGGTSLYGVPTMFIAELALPDFASYDLSTLRTGVMAGSLCPIEVMNRVISEMNMVDVAICYGMTETSPVSTMTRSVDTLAQRTETVGRTMPRLESRVVDPVTGEVLPRGEIGELCTRGYAVMQGYWNEPDKTAEAIDAEGWMHTGDLARMDADGYLVIEGRIKDMVIRGGENVYPREIEEFLYTHPDIQDVQVIGVPDARYGEELMACVILKPGSAPLDAAAVAEFCRGKLAHYKIPRYVDVRDSFPMTVSGKIRKVDMRQEAVARLGL; this comes from the coding sequence ATGCTTGCTTACACAGCCGGGGACACTGACGTTCCGCTGCTCGAGGAAACAATCGGCGACAACTTTGAAACGGTTGTTCGGAAATTTCCCCTTCACGACGCCTTGATCGAGGCGGCGGCGGTGCCGGGGGAGGAAGCCCGCCGGTGGAGTTACACCAAACTGAACGACGACGTCGACCGCGTTGCCCGCGCGTTGCTGGCGCTGGGTGTCGCCAAGGGCGAGCGGGTCGGGATCTGGAGCCCGAACTGCGCGGAGTGGACGATCCTGCAGTACGCGACGGCCAAGATCGGCGCCATCCTGGTCAATGTCAATCCGGCCTACCGCAGCCACGAACTGGAGTTCGTGGTCAAGCAGAACGGCATGCGCCTGCTGGTGGCCGCGCCGTCGGACCGCAACAGCGACTACACCGGGATGGCGCGGCAGGCGCTGGGGGTATGCCCCGAGCTGCGCGAGCTGGTCTTCCTGCCGGATGCGGGCCTCGCCGAGCTGACGGCCGGCGTCCCGGAATCAGCGGCCGAGTGGACGTACGGGGAACTGCTCAGGCGGGCCGACGACGTCGCGCACTCAGCCCTCAAGGCCCGGATGGCGGAACTGGACCCGCACGACGCCGTCAATCTGCAGTACACCTCCGGAACCACCGGCTTTCCCAAGGGCGCCACGCTGACGCACGTCAACATCCTGAACAACGGCTACTCGATCGGGGAGCTGCTGGAGTACACGGAGCATGACCGGGTGGTGCTGCCGGTGCCGTTCTACCACTGCTTCGGCATGGTGATCGGGAACCTGGCTGCCCTCAGCCACGGTGCCGCCACTATCATCCCGGGCCGCGGGTTCACTCCTGCTGCGGCGCTGGAGGCGGTGCAGGACTTCGGCGGAACCTCGTTGTACGGGGTGCCGACGATGTTCATCGCTGAGCTGGCCCTGCCTGACTTCGCCTCCTATGACCTTTCCACCCTGCGCACGGGGGTGATGGCCGGATCGCTGTGCCCCATCGAGGTGATGAACCGGGTCATTTCGGAGATGAACATGGTGGATGTTGCCATCTGCTACGGCATGACCGAGACCTCGCCGGTGTCCACCATGACCCGGAGCGTGGACACCCTGGCCCAGCGCACCGAGACCGTGGGACGCACCATGCCGCGGCTGGAGAGCCGGGTGGTGGACCCTGTCACCGGGGAGGTGCTGCCACGCGGAGAGATCGGCGAGCTGTGCACCCGGGGCTATGCCGTGATGCAGGGCTACTGGAACGAGCCGGACAAGACCGCCGAGGCGATCGACGCCGAGGGCTGGATGCACACCGGTGACCTGGCCCGGATGGACGCGGACGGCTACCTCGTGATCGAGGGCCGGATCAAGGACATGGTGATCCGCGGCGGTGAAAACGTCTACCCGCGGGAGATCGAGGAATTCCTCTACACCCACCCGGACATCCAGGATGTGCAGGTGATCGGTGTCCCGGATGCACGGTACGGCGAGGAGCTGATGGCCTGCGTGATCCTGAAACCCGGGTCGGCGCCGTTGGACGCGGCAGCCGTGGCGGAGTTCTGCCGCGGCAAGCTCGCGCACTACAAGATTCCGCGCTACGTCGACGTCCGGGACAGCTTTCCGATGACGGTTTCCGGCAAGATCCGCAAGGTGGACATGCGGCAGGAAGCGGTGGCCCGGCTGGGTCTCTAG
- a CDS encoding DUF1810 domain-containing protein translates to MEESVDDPYDLDRFVSAQDGGGTYREALAELRQGSKRSHWMWFVFPQLAGLGHSPTARRYAVSGLDEARAYLRHPVLGPRLLESAAAVAGHTGRTAGQIFGGTDEKKLRSSITLFLRADPEEAIFQRLLDQYFEGLPDAATDQLLGGRG, encoded by the coding sequence GTGGAGGAAAGCGTCGATGACCCCTATGATCTTGACCGCTTTGTCAGCGCCCAGGATGGCGGCGGAACCTACCGCGAGGCGCTGGCGGAGCTTCGCCAGGGCTCCAAGCGAAGCCACTGGATGTGGTTCGTCTTCCCCCAGCTGGCGGGCCTCGGGCACAGCCCCACGGCCAGGCGATACGCCGTGTCCGGCCTGGACGAGGCGCGGGCCTACCTCCGGCACCCCGTGCTTGGTCCACGCCTGCTCGAAAGCGCCGCGGCTGTGGCCGGCCATACGGGGCGTACCGCCGGGCAGATCTTCGGCGGCACGGATGAGAAAAAGCTGCGCTCCTCGATCACCCTGTTCCTGCGGGCAGATCCGGAGGAAGCCATCTTCCAGCGCCTGCTTGATCAGTATTTCGAGGGCCTGCCAGACGCCGCCACCGACCAGCTCCTCGGCGGACGAGGCTAG
- a CDS encoding DUF1059 domain-containing protein gives MKSFACGDVVPGCEARWVCSTDDEILVKVAAHAASAHGLAELPADLVQSVHRSIVPVS, from the coding sequence GTGAAGTCATTTGCCTGCGGTGATGTGGTACCCGGTTGCGAAGCCCGTTGGGTGTGCAGCACGGACGACGAAATCCTGGTCAAGGTGGCAGCGCACGCCGCCTCCGCCCACGGACTTGCTGAACTGCCGGCGGACCTGGTCCAGTCGGTGCACAGATCTATCGTTCCGGTTAGTTGA